One Candidatus Nitrososphaera evergladensis SR1 genomic window, AGTGAATGCAGGTAACTGCTGATAGTCATAGAACGAGGAAGCAACTCGCAAAGCGAGATCTAGGGTATAGTTACCAAAATTTGCCCTGCTCCAGTACCAGTGGTCCATGACCTTATTGTATTCGACTGTTCCCCAATTGTGGTCATGATAACCGCTCCCCTGCACCGGATGAGCCTCACCATCATAGGTCAAGGTGCCTTTAACTTTAGCAGAAGGCATTGCTACAAACCAAGCGCTGTATTGAGTTAATGATGGATCCCAGTATTCTTTGCCGGTTCCTCCAAATCTTGAGGATGGTGCCTCGCGGGTAAAGGTCAAATCGGCTCCATATCCCTTGGCAGATTGCACATGCAGTTGATAGTTGGTTAGATTGCCACGCACCCAGTTCTCTCCCATAGTTACATTAGTTTGGCCGCGTGCAGCCGAGAATTGGTCAGTACTGACTTGAATGTGATCATTTATTACCGTGCCATTAGGAGTCGTAATGTCTACACCAATGTAAGGATCAAGGGGTAGCGGGGTCTCAACTCAAGGCTTTAAAGAAGGTAAAAATGGCAGTTGAATTATCGTCAAGTACTGCCTCAAAGTACCACCACTCATAAGTATTTGAAGTAGGATCCGTACGCATACCGTCTTCCCAAGGTTGCGGCTCAGGTTCTAGACCTTCATGTTTTACTAATTCCGGCGTGTCGCCCGTGATTACATGTGGTTTTGTGACTGCTGCATATACTTGAGCTACGCTAGTATACATTGAAATGCTGATTAGTCCTGCTGCTAAAATTGCCACTACAGCCAATTTTGTCAAAACTGGTAGAGCCCTCCTTGTCCAGGCAGACGATTTTACGCCTGCGATCTTTCTAACTGCGCTCATACGTCTTTATGGCAAATACGAAATTTAAGCTTGTGCTAACGTTATTCGCACTGGTGTTTAAGGGCTAACCATACAAAATATAATTGCAACAAATGTGTATGCAAGGAATTACTGTTTCCAGTTAGTAACTATATAGAAAATAGTATATAAACGAAGGGATGAAATCTGTGGCTAATCGATTTTGCAACTGTTGCTACTTCAGAAAAACCTGTCAGAAACAAGTCAGGTAAAAATCAGAATAAATCCTAAAGTTATTCAAAGACGACAAGAGTACTACTTTGGCAGAAGCCAGCAATTCAAAGGCGGAGAAGATACGCAAGAGAAAAGCCGCATGGGCCTACATAGTCGGGCTGTTTGCAGTCGTCTTTATGTGGAGGTCGATCTGGGATTGGTCTGATATGTACTTTTCAACGATGGGAAGTTTTATCATAGGCTTGATTCTGGTCGGCGTCGTCGCAGTATTGCAAAGGGACCACGTCAAGGACCTGTTCTGACAGGTTTTAAAGCGCTCAAAAAGTCCTGCTTATTGCGATGCTGGGTAGTTAAGGGACATGAAAAACCTGAGCTAAGTAAACGTCATCTAACTTTTGGATATATTTATAAATTTTAAATGAATTTCAAGTTTACTATGGAGATTATTCGTCAACTCAAAATGCTAAGTGTACCTGTAACTAACATGGTCAATGCAAAAAAGTTCTATGTAGATGCACTCGGACTTAAAATGATAAATGATTTCCGACAAGACGACAGCCACTGGTGGGTATCGCTTATTCTTCCTGAAGGGGGAGTTACTATTACCCTCGCTACGCATCACGAAAACATGAAGCCTGGCACGATGAAGGTGTACTTTGCGACTTCAGATGTTGCCGCAGCCCACAAAGAACTGAGCAACAAGGGCGTCAAAGTTGGCGAAGTTAAAGATGACCTGTTTGGCCCAGGCTCAGGCGTAAAGTGGTTTAACCTTGAGGATCCGGATGGTAATCAGGTACTCCTGGTACAGGCATAATCGAGGCAATGGTGGAATAGTGAAAGCGACGGGCCAAAAGGTTCTTCATAAACTCGTCGCACTTGAATTCAAAGGAAAGAGGAGGAACGATGAATGAGAAATTATAGCGCAAAAGACATTGATTCTTACAATGCCAGTTCAGGCATAGAAGCCTTTCCGAAACTCAAAGAAATGATAAAATTCAAAGTCCAAATTTAGACCCTTAGCGAGCCACGGAACGCCCTAACGCCATAGTAAGATTGTGCACCGTTGTGATACACGAAGACATGGCCGTAGCGAAAATCAGCAAAGAGGGCGCCGCCGAGTTTTCTAATATCAGAAGGTGTTCTCACCCAGCTCGATGTCTTCGTATCGAAATTTCCAAGTTTCTGCAACTCTCGATATTGTTCTTCCGTTAAAAGCTCAATGCCCATGGCAGCAGAGCCATATCAATAGCGTTATTTTCTGATTTATGCTCCTTCCTTGACTCCTGCCCTTCACGGTCGTAACAAACACTTCTGCGGCCTTTAGGACTTTCCGCTGAACAATCATAAAAAATGTATTCGCCCGTCTTTTTATCATGACCAACAACATCCGGTTCACCACCAGTTCTTTCCATTTCATTGAGTGACCATAGTTTTTCAGTATTAGCTTCCAGCTTTGCTTGTACTTTAGCCCATTCAAGACCTTTATGGCGGTTCATGTTTTTCTCAAAACGGGCTTTCAATGCTCTGAGTAGTTCTTCATGTTGTTCTGGTGACAACTCTTTTTGAAGCTTGGGCATAATCATGGTATTTATCCCGAGTTCATAAGATCATCTATGCAGGGTGACGTTTACTTTAAAGCTCAGGTTTTTCATGTCCCTTAACTACCCAACATCCTTTTTGCAGTGTCAAAAAAAGAGGAATATCTGCAGCGCAGGACAAAAGGCTTACGCATCGTTACAGACATCCTGTTTTGGAGCGTAAGGGACGCAGGCCCTACGCTTGTTTCATACGTCGTTGGCAAAGGCGTTGGCGTAAAGCCGCCAGAGCAGCTAGTCGCGTCCATGATTTTTCTTTATAACGCAATTCGCCCGCTCAACCCCGGCTATGGGTTCAATCTGGATGACGCCGCGCCGTACAAACATGTAGCGGAAATATCGCCCCGGGCCGTTTTTCTGATACAGGGGAGACTAGACGATGTCGTACTGCACAACAGCGCAAACAGGCTGTACAATGCCGCTGCAAGCCCTAAAGAGATATGGTCGGGAATGGACGTGAGACACTGCGAGGCTTCTGTAAAGCAAGGTCCAGAATTTGTTGAAAAACTTCATTCTTTGAGAAATACCTTGGTATGGCAAATTCTACAAACATTCGATAAAAAGTGCAACTAGAGTTTTACCACCTGTCGTCAGGATTTACATACAAATTATAACTTTTTATACTACCATTGACGAATGCTATTCGTGCGTGAAGCCGAGCTCGTCAATATGCACTGGGACATTGTCAAGCTTTTGTCGCTTGGCGTTGACGAAAAATTCCTTCAAGAATCAAACATCACTCCCGAGCAGGCAAGGGACCTTGTAAAGGGGCTCCTGTACCTTCGCGAGCGCTATGCCGACCAGATCGGCCAGTAATTTTGTAAAAAAACTGTTACTTGCGCATCTTTTGCGCAAGCAGTTCCGGCACTTCTCCGGGGCGCTTTGCCACAGGCACGCCTGCCTTGGCATAGTTTGACACCTTCGAGTCGGCAGAGCCATAGTTGCCGTACACAATGGCGCCGGCGTGGCCCATCCTCTTTTCCTTTGGCGCGGCCCTTCCGGCGATGTACGCAACGACCGGCTTTGAAAACGACGTCTTGATGATATACTCGGCAAGCTGCTCTTCAGCGTCCCCGCCTATCTCGCCGACTACAACTACAGAGTCGACGTCCTGCCTGTCGCGTATCAGGTCAAACGCCTCTATCAGGTTGGTGCCGTTTATCGGGTCGCCTCCGATGCCAAGCGCTAGCCTCTGCCCAAAGCCCTTGTTTGTCAGGTTGAAAGAGCACTCGTACATCAGCGTGCCGCTCCTTGAAAACACGACCGTGTTGCCGGCCTTGAACGGCTGCGCGGGCATGATGCCCACCTTCATCACCTCCGGCACGATGACGCCAGGGGTGTTTGGGCCTACCATCCTTGCGCCCTTGCTCTTGGCGTATTCAAGCACCTTTATCGAGTCGCGCACGGGGACGTGCTCGGGTATTGCAACAAGCAGTTTCACGCCTGCGTCGAGCGCCTCAGTTGCAGCGCCTAGGAAGAACTGCGCAGGAACGAAAATGCCAGATATCTGTGCGCCGGTTGCCTTGACTGCGTCGGCCATGCTGTTGTAGATTGGTATCCCCTCAAACGTCTGGCCGCCCTTGCCCGGCGTGACGCCTGCCGCCACGTTTGTGCCGTACGCCTTCATCAGGCGCGTGTGCGTCGAGCCGTAGCTTCCGGTTATGCCCTGAATAACTACCGGCTTTTTGCCATAGTCCTTGTCGCCCTTTTGGCCGACCAGTATGTCAAAGATGTTGAATTTGCTGTTGTTATTCTCCATGACCATCACACATCTCCACTATTGTTTGCCCACCGCAGCTACTGCGGCCTGTATGGCTTCCTCGACTGTCGGGTACAATTTTGCCTTGCTCCCGTTGAGCATCTGCCTTGCCTTTTCCGACTCGGCACCAGAGATCCTGGCAAACACCGGCACGGCAATGATGTTGTTCTTGTACGCGTCGATGATTGCCTGCGCGACAAGGTCGGTTCGGACAATTCCTCCAAAGAGATTTACAAGGATTGCCTGCACGCGCTTTATCTTGCTGATGACCGTCAGCGCCTCGTAGATTGTCTCTGTGGTTGCGCGGCCTCCAAAGTCAAGGAAGGTGCCTGCTTTTCCGCCTGCGTCGGAGACAAGGTCAAGCGTGGACATGACAAGTCCGGCGCCGTTTCCAATGATCGCAATGTTGCCGTCAAGTTCCACAAGGGAAAAGCCGCTTTCCTCTGCCTGCTTTTCAAGCTCTGAAACGTGCTCGTATTTCTTTAGTTCAGGGTGGCGGAACATGGCGTTGTCGTCGATTATCACCTTGGCGTCAAGCGCAAGCATCGAGCCGTCGCCAAGGATTGCCACGGGGTTTATCTCTGCAAGCTCGGCCTCCTTTTCTCCGGCCATCCTTGACAGTTTCGTTGCAAGGTCGACAAACGCGACTGCCGCGTTGCCTGTCAGGCCCAGCCTGCCGGCAGTGTCTTCTGCCACCTGCGGGCTGATGCCGCCTATCGGCACGTCGACTACCACCTTGTTGCCGGTGCTTTCGATCTCGACTCCGCCTTCTGCGGACGCGATGAGCGAGTAGCAGCGCTTGCTCCTGTTCAGAAACAATGACAGGTACAGTTCCTTCTTGATGTCTGCCATCTCTTCAAGCAGGATGCCGCGTGGAAGCTCGCCCTTGACCTCCTTGTGTACAAGCTCTGTGAATTTTGGCTCAAGTTCAGCTTCTGTCTTGCATTTCAGAATCGCGCCGGCCTTGCCCCTGCCTCCCACGGTAAGCTGCGACTTTAGCACAAACGGATAACCGAGTTTCTTTGCTCCCTCACGGGCTTCGCTCAGGCTGTTTGCCAGGTACGACCGGGGTATCCTTATCCCGTACTGGTCAAACAGCTCTTTGCCCTGGTATTCCAGTAACCGCATAGATAAGGAGGTCAGCGATTTCCGTTATTTATAATTCTACTTTGCAATTGGTGTTGCAGAATAAACACCAAAGGCAAGCCCTCTGTATCGTTGTAAAGCGTCATTTTGCAAGCTCGGCCTTGGGTCTTCTTTGCATAAACCTGACTATTGCAAGGTATGCAAGCGAAGCTGCTGCAAAGCTTGGCATGGTGGCGCCTATGGTAGGCATCGACGGCACGTACAGGGGAGAAAGGGGCGACATGACAAAGTTGAGGAGCGCCCCAATGGCCCATGCCGCGACTGCGGGCCACGCGATGCCTTTGTTGCTGATTCCAAACATCATGCCCTCGGTGTATTTCTGGCGTTTTACAAGGTAATAGTCGGTCAGCACGACGCCAAACAGTGGCACAAATATTGCGCCTATGAGCAAAAGGAAGGTTTCATAGTCCTGTATCGTGACTACGGTTGCAAGCACGGTGGAAAACGCGGTAAACCCGATTATCAGGTGCTTTTGCGACAGGCGCGGCAATATGTCCTGCACCGACACCGCGGCCGAGTACAGGTCGGCAAACGCGTTGTCTGCTTCGTCTACGAGCAGAAGCAGCATCAGAAAGCCAAAGAATATCGCCTGCATGGCCACGATTATCGCAAGCACGTCAAAGGTGCCAAGGAGCACGCCTCCAAAGTAGAACATCATGTTTGTGAGCGCAAAGCCAATCAGCGTTGCCCAGAACGCGGTCCTGCTCTTTTTTGCAAACCGGTTGTAGTCTGCGACAAGGGGCATCCACGATATTGGCATCGCAATGACAAGGTCAAGCGCGGTAAAGAAGGACATGCCCTTGCCTTGCGACGTGATGATGTCGTGCGCGCCCGGCGCCATCAAAAGGGTTACTATGATTATGCCAGACGTGCCGTAGGCTATCCACACCGCAAACTTGCCTAGCCACTGCCGCGCAACTGCAAGCGGGCCGGCGATCCCAAGCAGCGCAACGACGGCACCAAACGCTGCGGCAAGTGCGGGGTACGGGATTGCATTGCCAGAAAGAAGCGCGGCTGCGCGGGCCATTATCATTATCTCAAACGTGGTCCACCCCACAAGCTGCATCACGTTGAGGATGGCCGGCAGGTACGAGCCCCGTATGCCAAAGGCGGGCCGCATGCTCACAAGCGACGTCACGCCGTGGTCGCTTCCAATCTTGCCGGCAAGCGCAAGGAGCACGGACCCGCCGACAGAGCCGGCGACTATGGCAAGCGTCGCGTCGACAAAGCTTGCAGAGGACAAAAACGAGCCGGCGGAAAGCACGAGTAGGCCGACCCCAAGGCTTGACCAGAGGATGAAATAGTCAAGGCCGCCTAGCCTGCGGCCCTTCTCTGAAATCGGGGTTATGCCCCACTCTGGCGCCCGGATTATCGCCATGTGCAGAGAAAAAGATGCGCGTGGCCTGAATTAAATGCTATTGCGCACTTGGCTTTCGGCAGCAGATGATTCTTCTTCCGCCCGGGGCTTTCTCTGCTGCGGGAGCATTATGTACACGCACGCCGAGCCGCACATCGTGCACGGCACGTTGTTTCCTTCGTGCTGCCCTCCGCGGTAGTGTATGCGCTCTGCCTCTTCAGGGTTTATCGAAAGCGCTATTTGTTTTTCCCAGTTGAGCGTGCGCCTTGCCTCTGTTATTGCTGCGTCCCATTTTATCGCCCGCTCCCTTATCTTGACAAGGTCGCCGGCGTGCGCGGCTATCCTGTACGCTATCAGGCCCTCTTTTACCTCCTCTGCCGTCGGCAGGCCGAGGTGCTCCGCTGGCGTAAGGTAGCACAAAAGGTCGACCCCTTCTGCCGCAGAGACTGCCGCGCCTATTGCGCTTGCGATGTGGTCATAGCCTGCAGCCACGTCAGTCACGAGCGGGCCCAGCACATAGTACGGGATGTCGCCGATGAGCGACTTGGCAAGCCTGACGTTTGCGGCCACCTCGTTCAGGGGCACGTGGCCGGGGCCTTCAATCATGACCTGCACGTCCTTGGCGTGCGCCCTCTTGGCAAGCCTTGCGACGTTTATCATCTCTGCCACCTGCAGTTCGTCGTGCGCGTCAAGTATCGAGCCGGGCCGGAGCGCGTCGCCGAGGCTGAACGTGACGTCGTACTTTCTCGCTATCTCGCAGAGGTAGTCAAAGTGTTCAAAATAGGGGTTTTCCTTTTCGTACTTCAGCATCCACGCTGCAGTTATCGTGCCCCCTTTTGAGACGATGCCTCCGTGTCTCTGCACTTCGATAACGCGCCTGGCAAGCTCGTTTGTGATGCCCGAGTGGATGGTGGTATAGTCCACGCCGTCCTTGACGTTCTTTTCAAAGGCGTCAAGAAAGTCGTCCTCGGTTATGTTGAGCGGGTTTTTGAATTTCTCA contains:
- a CDS encoding succinate--CoA ligase subunit beta, producing the protein MRLLEYQGKELFDQYGIRIPRSYLANSLSEAREGAKKLGYPFVLKSQLTVGGRGKAGAILKCKTEAELEPKFTELVHKEVKGELPRGILLEEMADIKKELYLSLFLNRSKRCYSLIASAEGGVEIESTGNKVVVDVPIGGISPQVAEDTAGRLGLTGNAAVAFVDLATKLSRMAGEKEAELAEINPVAILGDGSMLALDAKVIIDDNAMFRHPELKKYEHVSELEKQAEESGFSLVELDGNIAIIGNGAGLVMSTLDLVSDAGGKAGTFLDFGGRATTETIYEALTVISKIKRVQAILVNLFGGIVRTDLVAQAIIDAYKNNIIAVPVFARISGAESEKARQMLNGSKAKLYPTVEEAIQAAVAAVGKQ
- the thiC gene encoding phosphomethylpyrimidine synthase ThiC, with product MPTQMNSARRGIATDEMKQVAKDEGVDLDFIVRGVASGSIIIPKNNARPQKIKVTGIGRGLKTKVNVNIGTSTLHQDLDEEVSKAKVAVKHGADTIMDLSDGGDLNLIRKTLLEAAPITFGTVPVYQAYWHGVEKFKNPLNITEDDFLDAFEKNVKDGVDYTTIHSGITNELARRVIEVQRHGGIVSKGGTITAAWMLKYEKENPYFEHFDYLCEIARKYDVTFSLGDALRPGSILDAHDELQVAEMINVARLAKRAHAKDVQVMIEGPGHVPLNEVAANVRLAKSLIGDIPYYVLGPLVTDVAAGYDHIASAIGAAVSAAEGVDLLCYLTPAEHLGLPTAEEVKEGLIAYRIAAHAGDLVKIRERAIKWDAAITEARRTLNWEKQIALSINPEEAERIHYRGGQHEGNNVPCTMCGSACVYIMLPQQRKPRAEEESSAAESQVRNSI
- a CDS encoding purine-cytosine permease family protein, yielding MAIIRAPEWGITPISEKGRRLGGLDYFILWSSLGVGLLVLSAGSFLSSASFVDATLAIVAGSVGGSVLLALAGKIGSDHGVTSLVSMRPAFGIRGSYLPAILNVMQLVGWTTFEIMIMARAAALLSGNAIPYPALAAAFGAVVALLGIAGPLAVARQWLGKFAVWIAYGTSGIIIVTLLMAPGAHDIITSQGKGMSFFTALDLVIAMPISWMPLVADYNRFAKKSRTAFWATLIGFALTNMMFYFGGVLLGTFDVLAIIVAMQAIFFGFLMLLLLVDEADNAFADLYSAAVSVQDILPRLSQKHLIIGFTAFSTVLATVVTIQDYETFLLLIGAIFVPLFGVVLTDYYLVKRQKYTEGMMFGISNKGIAWPAVAAWAIGALLNFVMSPLSPLYVPSMPTIGATMPSFAAASLAYLAIVRFMQRRPKAELAK
- a CDS encoding glyoxalase superfamily protein — encoded protein: MLSVPVTNMVNAKKFYVDALGLKMINDFRQDDSHWWVSLILPEGGVTITLATHHENMKPGTMKVYFATSDVAAAHKELSNKGVKVGEVKDDLFGPGSGVKWFNLEDPDGNQVLLVQA
- the sucD gene encoding succinate--CoA ligase subunit alpha, with product MVMENNNSKFNIFDILVGQKGDKDYGKKPVVIQGITGSYGSTHTRLMKAYGTNVAAGVTPGKGGQTFEGIPIYNSMADAVKATGAQISGIFVPAQFFLGAATEALDAGVKLLVAIPEHVPVRDSIKVLEYAKSKGARMVGPNTPGVIVPEVMKVGIMPAQPFKAGNTVVFSRSGTLMYECSFNLTNKGFGQRLALGIGGDPINGTNLIEAFDLIRDRQDVDSVVVVGEIGGDAEEQLAEYIIKTSFSKPVVAYIAGRAAPKEKRMGHAGAIVYGNYGSADSKVSNYAKAGVPVAKRPGEVPELLAQKMRK
- a CDS encoding lipocalin-like domain-containing protein, translating into MGVDITTPNGTVINDHIQVSTDQFSAARGQTNVTMGENWVRGNLTNYQLHVQSAKGYGADLTFTREAPSSRFGGTGKEYWDPSLTQYSAWFVAMPSAKVKGTLTYDGEAHPVQGSGYHDHNWGTVEYNKVMDHWYWSRANFGNYTLDLALRVASSFYDYQQLPAFTLAKGNQVLAEGMKFVTVQGTGNNTSPLGHDYPSQLTFNYQNGSDTVRLTLSDPHLIVAGSSTVVTNATALGHPEYLRFKGTGELSVNIAGSSETLRGPIIWEINYGH